One Micromonospora sp. WMMD812 genomic window carries:
- a CDS encoding GNAT family N-acetyltransferase — translation MIIADQVLPGRDAILAATGHHPYARHMLRWDVEPRGYRRDGAVVWLLPEGQRPAAAALGAAGPALDVCGDLVAEGLLGSGQWLNLPGLDPADLAGRLQVAQRDEWYFLWTTVAPPRQPGEEQVVRLTEADQPALAALIDEAFPSTTSRPGDPGVVGWYGIRYGDRLVACGADRSRGDIGFLAGLTVAPQERGRGLGAALTAAMTRAMLARHDHAALGVYPVNVGAIRLYRRLGFTNTATRNSIRLA, via the coding sequence GTGATCATCGCCGACCAGGTCCTGCCCGGCCGGGACGCCATCCTGGCGGCCACCGGCCACCACCCGTACGCCCGGCACATGCTGCGGTGGGACGTGGAGCCGCGCGGCTATCGGCGCGACGGCGCGGTGGTATGGCTGCTGCCGGAGGGGCAGCGGCCGGCCGCGGCGGCTCTGGGCGCCGCCGGGCCGGCCCTGGACGTCTGCGGCGATCTGGTGGCCGAGGGGTTGCTCGGGTCGGGCCAGTGGCTGAACCTGCCCGGGCTCGATCCGGCCGACCTGGCCGGTCGGCTTCAGGTGGCACAGCGCGACGAGTGGTACTTCCTGTGGACTACGGTCGCGCCGCCGCGCCAGCCGGGCGAGGAACAGGTCGTCCGTCTCACCGAGGCCGACCAGCCGGCGCTGGCCGCGTTGATCGACGAGGCGTTCCCGAGCACCACCTCCCGGCCGGGCGACCCGGGGGTGGTCGGCTGGTACGGCATCCGCTACGGCGACCGCCTCGTCGCCTGCGGGGCGGACCGCAGCCGGGGCGACATCGGGTTCCTCGCCGGACTCACCGTCGCCCCGCAGGAGCGCGGGCGAGGGCTCGGCGCGGCGCTCACCGCGGCGATGACCCGGGCGATGCTTGCCCGGCACGACCACGCCGCGCTCGGCGTCTATCCGGTCAACGTCGGTGCGATCCGGCTCTATCGGCGGCTCGGCTTCACCAACACGGCGACCCGCAACTCCATCCGTCTCGCCTGA
- a CDS encoding replication-associated recombination protein A → MESDALFSLGEPAGAPSAPAGSGGVDGFTAVGPDSPLPVRMRPANLDELVGQDHLLAPGAPLRQLVNGGAPMSVILWGPPGSGKTTIAHLVARATDRRFVAMSALSAGVKDVRAVIETARRQRRSGGPQTVLFIDEVHRFSKTQQDSLLAAVEDRTVTLLAATTENPYFSVISPLLSRCVLLTLQPLDDDAVRGLLRRAVADERGLGGHLTLQPAAEDHLVRLAAGDVRKALTALEAAAASATALGAGRIDLGTAEQAVDVAAVRYDRDGDAHYDVISAFIKSMRGSDVDAALHWLARMLVAGEDARFIARRLVIFASEDVGMADPSALTVATAAAHAVEYVGLPEVQLNLAQAVIHLATAPKSNSATTAIGAAIADVRAGRGGPVPRTLRDAHYSGARGLGHGAGYRYPHDDQRGVVTQQYVPDDLVGADYYQPSQHGAERSVATRLPLLRRIVRGLPAPAARTEPATTPVAPAAAEPVAPTTRPGTPAPVAAGNGGRPAGLGGAGAAEEGGTDAAGEGQQ, encoded by the coding sequence ATGGAATCCGACGCCCTCTTCTCCCTCGGCGAACCCGCCGGAGCGCCCAGCGCCCCCGCGGGTTCCGGCGGTGTCGACGGGTTCACCGCCGTGGGGCCGGATTCGCCCCTGCCCGTCCGGATGCGCCCCGCGAACCTCGACGAGCTGGTCGGGCAGGACCACCTGCTCGCGCCCGGGGCGCCGCTGCGGCAGCTGGTCAACGGCGGCGCGCCGATGTCGGTGATCCTTTGGGGGCCGCCGGGCAGTGGCAAGACCACCATCGCGCACCTGGTCGCCCGGGCCACCGACCGCCGGTTCGTCGCCATGTCGGCGCTGTCCGCCGGGGTCAAGGACGTCCGGGCGGTGATCGAGACCGCCCGCCGGCAGCGCCGCAGCGGCGGGCCGCAGACCGTGCTCTTCATCGACGAGGTGCACCGGTTCAGCAAGACCCAGCAGGACTCCCTGCTCGCCGCAGTCGAGGACCGTACGGTCACACTGCTCGCGGCCACCACCGAGAACCCGTACTTCTCCGTGATCTCGCCGCTGCTGTCGCGGTGCGTCCTGCTCACGCTCCAGCCGCTGGACGACGACGCGGTCCGCGGTCTGCTGCGCCGGGCGGTCGCCGACGAGCGAGGGCTGGGCGGCCACCTCACCCTGCAGCCGGCGGCCGAGGACCATCTCGTACGGCTCGCCGCCGGCGACGTCCGCAAGGCGCTGACCGCGCTGGAGGCCGCCGCGGCCTCCGCCACCGCGCTCGGCGCCGGCCGCATCGACCTGGGCACCGCCGAGCAGGCCGTGGACGTCGCCGCCGTTCGCTACGACCGTGACGGCGACGCGCACTACGACGTGATCAGCGCGTTCATCAAGAGCATGCGCGGCTCGGACGTGGACGCCGCGCTGCACTGGCTGGCCCGGATGCTGGTCGCCGGGGAGGACGCACGATTCATCGCCCGCCGCCTGGTGATCTTCGCGAGCGAGGACGTCGGTATGGCCGACCCGAGCGCGTTGACCGTGGCCACCGCCGCCGCGCACGCGGTGGAGTACGTCGGCCTGCCGGAGGTCCAGCTCAACCTCGCCCAGGCGGTGATCCACCTGGCCACCGCCCCGAAGTCCAACTCGGCCACCACCGCGATCGGCGCGGCCATCGCCGACGTGCGGGCCGGGCGGGGCGGGCCGGTGCCCCGTACGCTGCGCGACGCGCACTACTCCGGAGCACGCGGGCTCGGCCACGGCGCCGGCTACCGCTATCCCCACGACGACCAGCGCGGCGTGGTCACCCAGCAGTACGTGCCCGACGACCTGGTCGGCGCCGACTACTACCAGCCGAGCCAGCACGGCGCCGAGCGATCGGTGGCCACCCGGCTGCCGCTGCTGCGGCGCATTGTGCGCGGCCTGCCCGCCCCGGCGGCCCGCACCGAGCCGGCGACGACGCCGGTGGCGCCGGCGGCCGCGGAGCCGGTGGCGCCGACCACGAGGCCCGGGACACCGGCTCCGGTCGCGGCGGGCAACGGCGGTCGACCGGCGGGCCTCGGCGGTGCCGGCGCGGCGGAGGAGGGCGGCACTGACGCCGCCGGAGAGGGTCAGCAGTGA
- a CDS encoding MFS transporter, protein MTALTVTQVRRRFLVLHALRWLPTGLMVPVMILLMQERGLTLSQIGLVSVAQGLVVLALELPTGGLADAVGRRPVLLVAWILNLASLLVFAVADSFALFFLVWALQGVFRALDSGPLESWYVDATLAADPDATYEPGLGYAGTVIGVAIGAGALISGGLVALGPIGPVSALTVPVLVAAALQVVALLVLLVLLVEVRPAKVSGALRASVLQAPRMVGQAIGLLRRSRVLFALVAVELFWGFGMVTFESLLPVRLAEVVGGAERAATLLGPASSAAWLAQAAGAALTPLLLRSLGAAPAAALLRVLQGVTVVGMGLFAGPVGVLIAYLACYSVHGASNPLHMGLLHRQVDGPYRTSVISLNSMMGQPGFAIGAVALTALADTVSVTAAMLVGAVVLAVAAPLYLPAWSADRRKKATDTAEPGEGTGGPADPTPVVVDRAGLTSGA, encoded by the coding sequence GTGACCGCCCTCACCGTGACCCAGGTCCGCCGCCGCTTCCTGGTGCTGCACGCGCTGCGCTGGCTGCCCACCGGGCTGATGGTCCCGGTGATGATCCTGCTGATGCAGGAGCGCGGCCTGACGCTGTCGCAGATCGGTCTGGTGTCCGTCGCGCAGGGCCTGGTCGTGCTGGCCCTCGAACTGCCGACCGGCGGGCTCGCCGACGCCGTCGGCCGGCGGCCGGTCCTGCTGGTGGCCTGGATTCTCAACCTGGCGTCCCTGCTGGTCTTCGCCGTGGCCGACTCGTTCGCGCTGTTCTTCCTGGTCTGGGCCCTGCAGGGGGTCTTCCGCGCGCTGGACAGCGGCCCGCTGGAGTCCTGGTACGTGGACGCGACGCTGGCCGCCGACCCGGACGCGACCTACGAGCCCGGCCTCGGCTACGCCGGCACCGTCATCGGCGTCGCCATCGGCGCCGGTGCACTGATCAGCGGCGGGCTGGTCGCGCTCGGCCCGATCGGGCCGGTCAGCGCGCTCACCGTCCCTGTCCTGGTCGCCGCCGCGCTCCAGGTGGTGGCCCTGCTGGTCCTGCTGGTCCTGCTGGTCGAGGTCCGCCCGGCGAAGGTCAGTGGCGCGCTGCGGGCGTCGGTCCTGCAGGCGCCGCGGATGGTCGGGCAGGCGATCGGGCTGCTGCGCCGGTCCCGGGTGCTGTTCGCCCTGGTGGCCGTCGAGCTGTTCTGGGGCTTCGGCATGGTGACGTTCGAGTCGCTGCTCCCGGTCCGCCTCGCCGAGGTGGTCGGCGGCGCCGAGCGGGCGGCGACGTTGCTCGGGCCGGCGAGTTCGGCGGCCTGGCTCGCCCAGGCGGCGGGCGCGGCGCTCACCCCGCTGCTGCTGCGCTCGCTCGGGGCGGCGCCGGCGGCCGCGCTGTTGCGCGTCCTGCAGGGCGTCACGGTGGTCGGCATGGGCCTGTTCGCCGGCCCGGTCGGGGTGCTGATCGCCTATCTCGCCTGCTACAGCGTGCACGGGGCGTCCAACCCGCTGCACATGGGACTGCTGCACCGCCAGGTCGACGGCCCGTACCGGACCAGCGTCATCTCGCTGAACTCGATGATGGGCCAGCCCGGCTTCGCGATCGGGGCGGTCGCCCTCACCGCGCTCGCCGACACGGTCAGCGTGACCGCCGCGATGCTGGTCGGCGCGGTGGTGTTGGCCGTCGCCGCCCCCCTGTACCTGCCCGCCTGGTCGGCGGACCGTCGGAAGAAGGCGACCGACACAGCGGAGCCCGGCGAGGGGACCGGCGGCCCGGCCGATCCGACCCCCGTGGTGGTGGACCGGGCCGGCCTGACCAGTGGAGCCTGA
- the alaS gene encoding alanine--tRNA ligase — protein MKTAEIKRRYLAHFEANGHTVVPSAPLPAISDPNLLFVNAGMVQFVPYFLGQQAPPYRRAVSVQKCIRTPDIDEVGKTSRHGTFFQMNGNFSFGDYFKDGAIPLAWDLVTKSQEQGGFGLDPERIWPTVYLDDDEAYEIWRSVGVPAERIVRRGKADNFWSMGIPGPCGPCSELFYDRGPEYGREGGPAVDEDRYMEFWNLVFMQYERGPGTSKDDYPILGELPAKNIDTGMGLERMASILQGVDNLYEIDEVRPILDKAAQLTGKRYGAHSGHVASESHPDDVRLRVIADHVRTALMLIGDGVTPSNEGRGYVLRRIMRRAIRAVRLLGWQERALPELLPVARDCMAPSYPELATDFDRIADYAYAEEDAFLSTLRAGTTILDVAIAETRTAGGKALSGEKAFQLHDTYGFPIDLTLEIAGEQGLQVDAEGFRRLMADQRARAKADAQARKTGHTDLSAYRAVLDAGGPVRFTGYSEVARESQVRALLGATGPLGAAVEGDTVELVLDTTPFYAEGGGQQPDQGMITVGAGQLEVLDVQQPVPGLIVHRARVVRGEVRPGETGFAEIDTTRRRAISRSHTATHLVHQTMRNFLGESATQAGSLNAPGRLRFDFNTPTGVAPSVLRDVEQQVNEVLLADLEVHAFITSLEEARRIGAMALFGEKYGEEVRVVEVGDYARELCGGTHVARSAQLGLVKILSEASIGSGVRRVEALVGMDAFNFLAREHLLVSRLAELYRVPSDQVADRVEQTVTQLRDAEKELEKLRAQLVLGGAAALAAQAKDVRGVAYVGTEAPEGAGGNDVRTLAQEIRGKIDPARPAVVAVAARSNGKASLVVAVNQAARSRGLAASDLVKAAFSGRGGGSPDLAQGGGLPAAEAPNLLLTVEKAVAEA, from the coding sequence ATGAAGACGGCGGAGATCAAGCGGCGGTACCTCGCCCACTTCGAGGCGAACGGCCACACCGTGGTGCCGTCCGCTCCGCTGCCCGCCATCAGCGACCCGAACCTGCTGTTCGTCAACGCCGGTATGGTGCAGTTCGTCCCGTACTTCCTGGGACAGCAGGCCCCGCCGTACCGGCGGGCGGTCAGTGTGCAGAAGTGCATCCGCACCCCGGACATCGACGAGGTCGGCAAGACCAGCCGGCACGGCACGTTCTTCCAGATGAACGGCAACTTCTCCTTCGGCGACTACTTCAAGGACGGGGCGATCCCGCTCGCCTGGGACCTGGTCACCAAGTCCCAGGAGCAGGGTGGTTTCGGTCTCGATCCGGAGCGGATCTGGCCGACGGTCTACCTGGACGACGACGAGGCGTACGAGATCTGGCGGTCGGTGGGTGTGCCGGCCGAGCGGATCGTGCGTCGCGGCAAGGCGGACAACTTCTGGTCCATGGGCATTCCCGGCCCGTGTGGTCCGTGTTCCGAGCTGTTCTACGACCGGGGGCCGGAGTACGGCCGCGAGGGCGGCCCGGCGGTCGACGAGGACCGCTACATGGAGTTCTGGAACCTCGTCTTCATGCAGTACGAGCGGGGCCCGGGCACGTCGAAGGACGACTACCCGATCCTCGGGGAACTGCCGGCGAAGAACATCGACACCGGCATGGGCCTGGAGCGGATGGCGTCGATCCTGCAGGGTGTGGACAACCTGTACGAGATCGACGAGGTGCGGCCGATCCTGGACAAGGCGGCCCAGCTCACCGGGAAGCGGTACGGCGCGCACTCCGGGCACGTGGCCAGCGAGTCGCACCCGGACGACGTGCGGCTGCGGGTGATCGCCGACCACGTGCGGACGGCGCTGATGCTGATCGGTGACGGGGTGACTCCGTCGAACGAGGGGCGCGGTTACGTGCTTCGCCGGATCATGCGTCGGGCGATCCGGGCGGTGCGGCTGCTCGGCTGGCAGGAGCGGGCGCTGCCGGAGTTGCTGCCGGTGGCCCGGGACTGCATGGCGCCGTCCTACCCGGAGCTGGCCACGGACTTCGACCGGATCGCCGACTACGCGTACGCGGAGGAGGATGCGTTCCTGTCGACGCTGCGTGCGGGCACCACGATCCTGGACGTCGCGATCGCCGAGACCCGGACGGCCGGGGGCAAGGCGCTCTCCGGTGAGAAGGCGTTCCAGCTGCACGACACGTACGGCTTCCCGATCGATCTGACGTTGGAGATCGCCGGCGAGCAGGGCCTGCAGGTGGACGCGGAGGGCTTCCGCCGGCTGATGGCCGACCAGCGGGCCCGGGCGAAGGCGGACGCGCAGGCCCGCAAGACCGGCCACACCGACCTGTCCGCCTACCGGGCGGTGCTGGACGCCGGCGGCCCGGTGCGGTTCACCGGCTACAGCGAGGTGGCCCGGGAGTCCCAGGTCCGGGCGCTGCTCGGTGCCACCGGCCCGCTGGGTGCCGCCGTGGAGGGGGACACCGTCGAGTTGGTGCTCGACACCACCCCGTTCTATGCCGAGGGCGGCGGCCAGCAGCCGGACCAGGGCATGATCACCGTCGGCGCCGGCCAGCTCGAGGTGCTCGACGTGCAGCAGCCGGTGCCCGGCCTGATCGTGCACCGGGCCCGGGTGGTCCGGGGCGAGGTGCGCCCGGGTGAGACCGGCTTCGCCGAGATCGACACCACGCGGCGTCGCGCCATCTCCCGGTCGCACACCGCGACGCACCTGGTGCACCAGACCATGCGCAACTTCCTCGGCGAGTCGGCCACGCAGGCTGGGTCGCTGAACGCCCCGGGCCGGCTGCGCTTCGACTTCAACACCCCGACCGGGGTGGCGCCGAGCGTTCTGCGCGACGTCGAGCAGCAGGTCAACGAGGTGCTCCTGGCCGACCTGGAGGTGCACGCCTTCATCACCTCGCTGGAGGAGGCGCGGCGGATCGGGGCGATGGCGCTCTTCGGCGAGAAGTACGGCGAGGAGGTGCGGGTCGTCGAGGTCGGCGACTACGCCCGGGAGCTGTGCGGCGGCACCCACGTGGCCCGCTCCGCCCAGCTCGGCCTCGTGAAGATCCTCTCCGAGGCGTCGATCGGTTCGGGTGTACGCCGGGTCGAGGCGCTCGTCGGCATGGACGCGTTCAACTTCCTGGCCCGGGAACACCTGCTGGTGTCCCGCCTCGCCGAGCTCTACCGGGTGCCGTCCGACCAGGTCGCCGACCGGGTCGAGCAGACCGTCACCCAGCTCCGCGACGCGGAGAAGGAGCTGGAGAAGCTCCGCGCGCAGCTGGTGCTGGGCGGGGCGGCGGCGCTCGCCGCGCAGGCCAAGGACGTGCGCGGGGTCGCGTACGTCGGGACCGAGGCGCCGGAGGGCGCGGGCGGCAACGACGTGCGGACGCTGGCTCAGGAGATTCGCGGCAAGATCGACCCGGCGCGGCCGGCGGTCGTCGCCGTGGCGGCCCGGAGCAACGGGAAGGCGTCGCTGGTGGTCGCCGTGAACCAGGCGGCCCGCAGCCGCGGCCTGGCCGCGTCGGACCTGGTGAAGGCGGCCTTTTCCGGCCGGGGCGGCGGCAGCCCGGACCTGGCCCAGGGTGGCGGCCTGCCGGCGGCCGAGGCGCCGAACCTGCTGCTCACCGTCGAGAAGGCGGTTGCCGAGGCGTGA
- a CDS encoding DUF948 domain-containing protein produces the protein MDILEVAALIAAIAFAMLVLILTLPILRLRHTVDATTRMINDLNDRTAPLLGDVNTTVKNVNTTLEQVQTSLDGVNLQLAKVDTMTGHAQNVTANVANLVAVVSAAAANPLVKVAAFGYGVRKAAAARRHAETEREVRDTIKQQRRAARRGEH, from the coding sequence GTGGACATATTGGAGGTCGCGGCGCTGATCGCCGCGATCGCGTTCGCGATGCTGGTGTTGATCCTGACGCTGCCCATCCTGCGGCTGCGGCACACGGTGGACGCCACCACCCGCATGATCAACGACCTCAACGACCGGACCGCGCCGTTGCTCGGCGACGTGAACACCACGGTGAAGAACGTCAACACCACCCTGGAGCAGGTGCAGACCTCGCTCGACGGCGTCAACCTCCAGCTGGCCAAGGTCGACACGATGACCGGCCACGCCCAGAACGTCACCGCCAACGTCGCCAACCTGGTCGCCGTCGTCTCCGCCGCCGCGGCGAACCCGCTGGTCAAGGTGGCCGCGTTCGGCTACGGCGTCCGCAAGGCCGCCGCCGCGCGCCGGCATGCCGAGACCGAGCGTGAGGTGCGCGACACGATCAAGCAGCAGCGGCGGGCCGCCCGCCGCGGCGAGCACTGA